The Paenibacillus polymyxa M1 DNA segment CCGCTTCCTTCGCACCCTGACCCGTACTATTTGAGTACTCAAGCATATACAGGTGAGCATGAGGTGTACCCAGTCTTTGCGGCAAGTATGTTGCGAAACTTTCCTTTGCCCGTTCCGGTGCTTCTTCCACCGTCCACGTGCCTGCCTGGATTTTTTCCTCCGCATAATCTGCGAGCGAGCGCTGCTCAAAGCGTTCATATTGCTCGGCGTTCATCGGAACCAACTTGATGAATCCACTCATCCGTTCACCTTCCTTCTTAGTCTGGTCGTATCTTTAAGACCTTCAATCTCTGCTACTCCGATGCCAAACATGACTGTGCGCAATTCCAGCTCTACTTGCTCCAATCGCGCTTCCAACGCCTCGCTGGAGGTAACCGCCGAGCCAAGCAAAGAGCGACCGAAGCCTGCCATGTCGGCGCCCAAAGCAAGTGCCTTCGCAGCATCGACACCATTTTTTAGTCCACCGCTGCCAATCAGAGTGCCATTAGGCTGGGCTGCTCTAACCTCCACGATACAATCAGCGGTCGAATTGCCCCAATCCGCAAATGCCTCTGCCGCTGCACGGCGTACAGGATCAGGATTACGAAATTTCTCCACCTGGCTCCAACTTGTCCCGCCCGCACCAGCCACATCAATAAAAGCGGCGCCTGCATCGTACAATCTCGATGCCGTCTCACCATCTATGCCCCAGCCTACTTCCTTCACGCCTACTGGCACCGAAAGACGATGACACAACTCTTCGATGCGCTCAAGTAGCCCGCTGAAATCCAAATTCCCTTCAGGTTGGAATATCTCCTGCAATCCGTTCAAATGCAGCACCAACATATCCGCTCCGGCAATTTCCACTGCACGTTGGCAATCATCCACGCCAAATCCGTAGTTCAGCTGCACTGCACCCAGATTAGCAAGGATCGGGATGCTGGGTGCCAGACGGCGAACCGCAAAAGTTGAGGCCAATTCTTCTTTTTCCACCGCAGCTCGTACCGAGCCGACACCCAGCGCCCAGCCACGTCTCTCTGCTGTCTCTGCTAATCGCTCATTAATCGCTCCTGTCTCGGCGCTGCCGCCTGTCATCGAACTGATGAGCAGCGGTGTCCGTACAGTACGTCCCATAAATTTGGTATCCAGACGCACCTCGTCAAAGTGTAGCTCCGGCAATGCGCAATGCTTAAAGCTATATCGCTCCAGCCCACTGGTGATACCATGTCCGGCCACATCTTCTTGCAGACAAAGGCGGACATGCTCAATCTTCCGTTCACCTGTCTGTGCGGCAGGTAACAAAGAGCCGGATCTGTTCGAGCCGTCAGGTGATCCTTTTTTATTTTCTGTATTACTCATCTATGTTCCACCTCATCCAAAGTCACTCTGTTTACTCCATCAGGTTCGTGAAGCACAAATAAGACCGTTCCCGAACACGGTAACCGATCTATTTATCGTCTCATATATCAAATATCTAAGCCCTTAAAGCACTATTTTAAGATATTTTCATTGTATCATGGATGGAAAAATATATACATGACTGTGAACATTTTTTCTTGCCTATGGGATGAAAAGCAGCACCTGCTTAAGATGCAGCTTTTCTACAAAATGCCCCTGCGAAAGCGGGACCCCAATCATAGCAGGATAAAGGTCATCACAACCTCCTTTAGCTCTTCATCGAATCAGGTATAGGTGTAATATTTTCTTGTGGCTCCTTCGTCCGCCCATGTCCAAATTTGAAAACGAGAATACCGCCAATAATGACGATTACACCGATCAACTTATTGAAGGTAAACGGAATCTTTTCTAATCCCAGCCATCCTAACGAATCCCACAACAGAGCGGTACCTAATTGTGCCGTCAATACGATGGAAATCGCATAGGTTGGGCCCAGTCGCTTCATTCCTTGCACCAGACAGAACACAACGCCAACACCAATCATGCCACTGAACCAATACCATAGCTGCATATGATGTAAAGCAAATGTATTTTTCCCTTCAAAAATAAGACTCCCGAGCAAGGAAGCCAAGAAGCCCGTTCCCAGTACCAATGTCGTTGTGGCCCATGAACCTGTCCGCTCATTCACCTTATTGTTGAATATCGTTTGCAGACTGACCAAAGCACCTGCGATAACTGCCAATATGAGCCCTAATAACATGTTTACCTCTCCCTTGATAGTCCCTTTATTGTGCTGCTCTACTGCAAAGCACTATGATTACAACGATTCATAAATATTATGGCCTGCCAGTTCACTCAAACCTTTTCTGTCCTTAATGACAATATAGCCTTTTGCCCGTTCAACCAATCCCTCTTCAATCATTTTGCGAATGACACGATTAAGGTGTCTGTAACTGGTTCCGATCAAATTCGCCACATCCACCAGACTGGATGCCCGTAGTTCCTCATGAAAGGCAGAATTGGATTCGTCAAAAGAAACCGATAGCAGGTAGCTCGCCAGCCTGACTTCCACCGGATACATAAGGTTGAAACTGGAGAAATCAGAGTCCAGACAAAACTTTCGTGTGACAATATCCAATAGAAATTGCAGCAAAGGAGCATAATCTCTGCCGTACTTATTCATCCATTGGTGATGGACACCAATCACATAGATCGGCGACACTGCCTCTACTGTATTGATGACGTGACTATTACGAATATATTCAACATCTCCTATGACCTCGATCGGGGTTTTGAAGCAAAGGATCAGAGTCTTCCCTTCTGTAGAGCTGGTAAAAATTTTGACCTTGCCCTGCACCAGAATATACAGATGTTCAATGGCGTCTCCCTGCAAACAGAGTTTTTCCCCTTGCTCCAAACGATACAGCGACAAATAGGGATGTAGTGGCTCGTAGAGTATGGATTCCAACTGATGCAGATGCAAAAAATACTTTAGCTGCTCTTGATCCTGTATTTCCCTCATTCCTCAGCTCACCTTCAATTCTACGTTCTAAGCTTTTTCTATAATAATGTTTTATTTTAGAGCTTTAGAATAATGACACCCGCAATCATCATACCAATACCTATAAATTGTGGCAGCTTCATCTTTTGCTTCACGATGCCAAACCATCCCTTGATGTCTACCAGAAATGTTAAGCATAACTGAGCAATCAACAGCGCCGAGATCGTGAACGTGACCCCAATATGTTGAATGGCGGTGACTTCACTAAATATAATGATAGCCGCAAAAGCACCACCCCAAAGATACATCGGCTTTACCTGTTTCATTTCAGACACACGGCCATCCTTTGTAAACATCCAAACTAATGCTGCCAAAATAAAACCTATTAGCTGAGTAACGGCAGCCGCCTGCCATGTCCCGATATCCTGACTAATCCGTGTATTCGCTACCCCCTGTAGCGTAATACAAGCGCCTCCCAGAAAAGCAAACAAGATTCCTCTCATAAATCGTTATTCTCCCCATGTAAATGACTTTTGTATCTATTTAAGTATAGGTCAGCCTGCCTATAAAGGACATATGTCCTCAATTAATTAATAAAACGTTCTCCATTTCATTCTGTTCAGCATTCCGCTTCAATCCTGTGGACTTGCGGTAATAATTAGACAGTATCTATTTCATAATCTGCATGTTCGGACACGATAAGATGAATGCAGCATTTAATTAAGGAGCTGATCGTCGTATGACTAAACAAAATCCGCTGCATTCTGTGCCGGAATATCAAAGAAAAACCGTGCACAAGGGCCGTGCTCTTAAAATCGCTATTCTACTGCTTATCCTCTGGCTGATTGCCGTCATGCTGTATCAGACCCATAAACCCTTGCCTCCGTTCGTCTCTTATGAAAGTCAGGAGTATTCAACAAACGAGGTAAACTTTTGGACGGATTTGACCTACCCTACTGGGGATGGAAGCACTGTACAACATGAAGGGCAAATTTTGAATCGTATGCTCGGCATCATTGATGAAGCCCAGCAATTTATCGTCATTGACCTGTTTCTGTTCAACGATTATAAGCACAAAGGCCAGCACTTCCCCGAAGTTAGCGCACAAATGACTAATCATCTTATCGCCAAAAAGAAAGCTTATCCTGAGATGCCTATCTTTTTCATTACAGATGAAGTCAATACCAACTATAATTCTGCTCCCAATCCTTTGTTGGAGAATATGAAGCAAGTAGGAATTCAGGTCGTACAGACCGATGTAGACCCGTTGCGGGACTCCACGCCTATCTATTCAGCGGTGTGGCGTACCTTTTTCCAGTGGTTCGGGCAGCATGGCACAGGCTGGATTCCCAATCTGATGGCCAGTGACGGACCTGACGTTACGGCTCGCTCTTATTTAAAGCTGTTAAACGTCAAGGCCAATCACCGAAAATTGGTTGCCAACGAGCAAACTGCTCTCATTTCTACAGGTAATGTTCACGATGCAAGTGCCTATCATTCCAATGTTGCCCTAGAAGTGAAGGGACCGATCATCGGAGATATTTTACAAACAGAGCAGGCGGTATTGGACTTCTCGGGCGGAGGGCAACTTCCTGTCTACACACCTCAAGCAGAGCCCCTAGTCCCATCAGGTAAGGACAGCTACCGGATCAAATATCTCACGGAAGGCAAAGTGTATGCCTCCGTTCTGAATGGCATTAAGCAGACGAAGCAAGGTGACAGCATTCATATGGGCATGTTTTATTTGGCTGATCGCAAAATATTGAATAGCCTGCTGGATGCCTCGGCACGCGGCGTAAACATCCAATTGCTGCTAGACCCCAATGAAAACGCGTTCGGGCAGGAAAAAATAGGCATCCCTAATCGTCCTGTTGCCCAAGAGTTGTCCGATAAATCGGATGGAAACATTCAAATTCGTTGGTATCATACTACCCATGAGCAATTCCATACGAAGCTGATTTATATTGCCAAGGCACAAGGAGAGCATTTGATTTGGGGTGGCTCTACCAATTTGACTCCCCGTAATTTGGATGATTTAAATCTGGAGAATGAACTGTGGGTGGCCGCTCCGGCGGACAGCAAGCTGACCCGACAGGTGGCGGCCTATTTTGATAAGCTGTGGAATAACCGGGGAGCTGAATACAGTCTGGATCTGGCGGCTTACGAGGATCATTCAACATTTTGGAAAGATATTGTATACCGTCTCCAGGATATTTTGGGCTTTACTACATTTTGACTATAGGATCTGCTACCTTATCCACAGCTCTTCATTTGTGCATTACAGCAGCGGTGAAAGCAGCCGAGCCAGCGATTCCATTAAACGTTTGAACAGACGTTTTTTCATGAATTCCTCGCGTACGATCAAACTGGCATTCTGCAAATCTCGCTCATAGTCGGTCACCATCTGCTGCACACTGTGTGTTTGAATCAACAGAGCGTTCACTTCAAAATTCAGATGGAAGCTGCGCATATCCATATTGGCTGTCCCAATAGTCGCAACTTCCCCGTCAATAATGAGAAGCTTGGAGTGAAGAAATCCTTTTTCATATTCATATACCTTGACTCCCACCTCCAGCAACGATTGGAAATACGAGTGGGATGCGAGAAAAGGCAGCCATTTATCCGGTTTCGCGGGAAATAGAATACGCACATCCAACCCGGATAGAGCAGCCATCCGTAAAGCAGTCAGGATATCTTCATCCGGGATAAAATAAGGAGTGGCAATCCAGACGGATTTTCGAGCGGATGTGATCATGGAGAAGAATAGATTTTTAAGCACTCTCCGCTCATTGTCTGGTCCGCTGGCAATAATCTGTACGCCGCCATCCGTGATCGGTTCAATATCGGGAGACAGATATTCGCTATCCAGTACCGATTCACCCGTCATATGAAGCCAATCCTGTAAAAATATAAGTTGCAACGTCCGCACAGCTTCGCCCTTCACAATCATATGCGTGTCACGCCAAAAGCCGTAGGCTTTGTTGCGGCTGAGATACTCATCTCCCACATTTAGGCCACCGATTAATCCAATATTACCGTCGATAACTACAATTTTACGGTGATTACGGTAGTTTACCCGACTGGAGAAGAACAAAATCCGAGCGCCTCCGTATGCAACAACCTCTACTCCTGCATCTTTCATTTCCTTCAAAAATGCCTTCGATAACTGAATACTACCGACTGCATCGTACATAAACCGAACCTTAACACCCGCTTTAGCCTTTTCAATCAAAATTTTCTGAATGCTGGTACCGATATCATCCGAGCGGAAAATGTAATATTCCATATGGATATGATGCTGCGCCTTGCGCAGTTCTTCGAGCAGC contains these protein-coding regions:
- the fni gene encoding type 2 isopentenyl-diphosphate Delta-isomerase; the protein is MSNTENKKGSPDGSNRSGSLLPAAQTGERKIEHVRLCLQEDVAGHGITSGLERYSFKHCALPELHFDEVRLDTKFMGRTVRTPLLISSMTGGSAETGAINERLAETAERRGWALGVGSVRAAVEKEELASTFAVRRLAPSIPILANLGAVQLNYGFGVDDCQRAVEIAGADMLVLHLNGLQEIFQPEGNLDFSGLLERIEELCHRLSVPVGVKEVGWGIDGETASRLYDAGAAFIDVAGAGGTSWSQVEKFRNPDPVRRAAAEAFADWGNSTADCIVEVRAAQPNGTLIGSGGLKNGVDAAKALALGADMAGFGRSLLGSAVTSSEALEARLEQVELELRTVMFGIGVAEIEGLKDTTRLRRKVNG
- a CDS encoding DMT family transporter; translated protein: MLLGLILAVIAGALVSLQTIFNNKVNERTGSWATTTLVLGTGFLASLLGSLIFEGKNTFALHHMQLWYWFSGMIGVGVVFCLVQGMKRLGPTYAISIVLTAQLGTALLWDSLGWLGLEKIPFTFNKLIGVIVIIGGILVFKFGHGRTKEPQENITPIPDSMKS
- a CDS encoding Crp/Fnr family transcriptional regulator, with product MREIQDQEQLKYFLHLHQLESILYEPLHPYLSLYRLEQGEKLCLQGDAIEHLYILVQGKVKIFTSSTEGKTLILCFKTPIEVIGDVEYIRNSHVINTVEAVSPIYVIGVHHQWMNKYGRDYAPLLQFLLDIVTRKFCLDSDFSSFNLMYPVEVRLASYLLSVSFDESNSAFHEELRASSLVDVANLIGTSYRHLNRVIRKMIEEGLVERAKGYIVIKDRKGLSELAGHNIYESL
- a CDS encoding DMT family transporter — its product is MRGILFAFLGGACITLQGVANTRISQDIGTWQAAAVTQLIGFILAALVWMFTKDGRVSEMKQVKPMYLWGGAFAAIIIFSEVTAIQHIGVTFTISALLIAQLCLTFLVDIKGWFGIVKQKMKLPQFIGIGMMIAGVIILKL
- a CDS encoding phospholipase D family protein; the protein is MTKQNPLHSVPEYQRKTVHKGRALKIAILLLILWLIAVMLYQTHKPLPPFVSYESQEYSTNEVNFWTDLTYPTGDGSTVQHEGQILNRMLGIIDEAQQFIVIDLFLFNDYKHKGQHFPEVSAQMTNHLIAKKKAYPEMPIFFITDEVNTNYNSAPNPLLENMKQVGIQVVQTDVDPLRDSTPIYSAVWRTFFQWFGQHGTGWIPNLMASDGPDVTARSYLKLLNVKANHRKLVANEQTALISTGNVHDASAYHSNVALEVKGPIIGDILQTEQAVLDFSGGGQLPVYTPQAEPLVPSGKDSYRIKYLTEGKVYASVLNGIKQTKQGDSIHMGMFYLADRKILNSLLDASARGVNIQLLLDPNENAFGQEKIGIPNRPVAQELSDKSDGNIQIRWYHTTHEQFHTKLIYIAKAQGEHLIWGGSTNLTPRNLDDLNLENELWVAAPADSKLTRQVAAYFDKLWNNRGAEYSLDLAAYEDHSTFWKDIVYRLQDILGFTTF
- the cls gene encoding cardiolipin synthase — encoded protein: MRRSLLAVLIAAMVFIIYYFGLFNYIGKNEGTVISIFSTLTVISISLIIFTENRNPSTTMSWILLLALLPVVGLPLYFLFGQNVFKRRKYDKKALRDQQAYERIEKDALRVKRDLTCFTDEQQQLMRLARRLARSPIYFATETQILNNGDETFSTLLEELRKAQHHIHMEYYIFRSDDIGTSIQKILIEKAKAGVKVRFMYDAVGSIQLSKAFLKEMKDAGVEVVAYGGARILFFSSRVNYRNHRKIVVIDGNIGLIGGLNVGDEYLSRNKAYGFWRDTHMIVKGEAVRTLQLIFLQDWLHMTGESVLDSEYLSPDIEPITDGGVQIIASGPDNERRVLKNLFFSMITSARKSVWIATPYFIPDEDILTALRMAALSGLDVRILFPAKPDKWLPFLASHSYFQSLLEVGVKVYEYEKGFLHSKLLIIDGEVATIGTANMDMRSFHLNFEVNALLIQTHSVQQMVTDYERDLQNASLIVREEFMKKRLFKRLMESLARLLSPLL